A single Anopheles arabiensis isolate DONGOLA chromosome 2, AaraD3, whole genome shotgun sequence DNA region contains:
- the LOC120896069 gene encoding serine/threonine-protein kinase VRK1 translates to MSRRKPGPADAGGAKRPKRANSLYTRPEKIPLGTVLTDALNVPWKVGPSIGAGGFGEIYCAYCFTHAAPKTVADYPNVVKIEPHENGPLFVETHFYRKICKVDDIERYRKLRKLKHLGMPQYLASGSHTLNGVKHRFLVIPRFGASLQSVYVQNGNCLPLATVCRAAMQMLDVLEYIHSNQYVHADLKGDNILFGMGDRGRERLYLVDFGMASRFVVEDQFKPDPRKKHNGTIEYTSRDAHQGVMTMRGDLEILAYNMIEWAGGSLPWKEDKLLKDCNKVQQMKEEGMGDVAGLLKRSFRKHVAVPKVLQPFLEFVHGMRYNETPKYTACTKIFEKALKTLGASNTGALEVSIANSTNVNDSSGPMNKTKGKKRRTLDTSVSNGLADTVPNTPEYDDEHSDRARTPKRNQRSAVLSPSLVKQTKGRTTNRSHAVVADTVPNTPEDDEEDSPVLSQRAKRRMDRADASAIAAAAAVASPRVKKPLLPNPRKMALPDTEPNTQYDEEEDEQDEELSRALSKVRRNPKKEPMEPPRGGGKANGAKVAVEENRSTRRKEKTVTVVQSASAQGINIRIETPRKKRTRNADTSQSPQEITIQLTLNANVSVNARGKKNGAVVISAAQQNMSMESSRNDESLEASQDVIDISSATEDNNVSRSLFDDY, encoded by the exons ATGTCCCGCCGGAAACCAGGGCCGGCTGATGCGGGCGGTGCCAAGCGCCCGAAGCGTGCCAACAGTCTGTACACCCGGCCGGAGAAGATCCCGCTCGGGACGGTCCTAACCGATGCGCTCAACGTACCGTGGAAGGTGGGACCATCGATCGGTGCCGGCGGGTTCGGGGAGATTTACTGCGCGTACTGCTTCACCCATGCTGCCCCGAAAACGGTCGCCGATTATCCCAACGTTGTGAAGATC GAACCGCATGAGAATGGGCCACTGTTTGTCGAGACTCACTTCTACCGCAAAATATGCAAGGTGGACGACATCGAACGGTACCGGAAGCTGCGCAAGCTCAAGCACCTGGGCATGCCGCAGTATCTTGCCAGTGGATCGCACACGCTGAACGGTGTCAAGCATCGGTTTCTGGTGATTCCCCGGTTCGGTGCCAGCTTGCAGTCGGTTTACGTACAGAACGGCAACTGTCTGCCGCTGGCGACTGTTTGCCGCGCTGCGATGCAGATGCTGGACGTGCTGGAGTACATCCACTCGAACCAGTACGTGCACGCGGATCTGAAGGGCGATAACATTCTGTTCGGGATGGGTGATCGTGGCCGGGAGCGGCTGTATCTGGTCGATTTCGGCATGGCGAGCCGGTTCGTGGTGGAGGATCAGTTCAAGCCGGACCCGCGCAAGAAGCACAACGGTACGATCGAGTACACGTCGCGCGACGCACACCAGGGCGTGATGACGATGCGGGGTGATCTGGAGATATTGGCCTACAATATGATCGAGTGGGCCGGGGGCAGTTTGCCGTGGAAGGAGGACAAGCTGCTGAAGGATTGCAACAAGGTGCAGCAGATGAAGGAGGAAGGTATGGGCGATGTGGCCGGTTTGCTGAAGCGTAGCTTCCGGAAGCACGTGGCAGTGCCGAAGGTGTTGCAGCCGTTTCTGGAATTTGTGCACGGGATGCGCTACAACGAAACGCCCAAGTACACCGCTTGTACTAAAATATTCGAAAAGGCGCTCAAAACGCTGGGCGCATCGAATACGGGCGCGCTCGAGGTAAGCATTGCTAACAGCACGAACGTGAACGATTCCTCGGGCCCGATGAACAAAACGAAGGGAAAGAAACGACGGACACTGGACACCTCGGTATCGAACGGGCTGGCCGACACGGTACCGAACACGCCGGAATACGACGACGAGCACAGCGACAGAGCGCGCACCCCAAAACGAAATCAAAGGTCAGCCGTACTAAGTCCTTCGCTGGTAAAGCAAACGAAAGGGCGCACTACGAACCGATCGCACGCGGTGGTAGCGGACACGGTGCCCAACACGCCGGAGGACGATGAGGAAGATTCGCCCGTGCTCTCGCAAAGAGCTAAGCgcagaatggaccgtgccgatGCGTctgcgattgctgctgctgctgcggttgcaTCACCAAGGGTTAAAAAACCTCTCCTGCCTAACCCACGGAAAATGGCTTTGCCTGACACGGAGCCAAACACTCAGtacgatgaggaggaggacgagcaGGACGAAGAGCTTTCCCGTGCCCTATCGAAAGTGAGACGAAACCCGAAGAAGGAACCAATGGAACCACCGCGTGGAGGAGGGAAGGCGAACGGTGCAAAGGTAGCTGTCGAAGAAAATCGATCCACCCGGCGCAAGGAGAAAACGGTCACGGTGGTACAGAGTGCGTCAGCGCAGGGTATAAACATACGCATCGAAACGCCAAGAAAGAAGCGCACGCGAAATGCCGATACTTCCCAGTCGCCCCAGGAAATCACCATCCAGCTGACGCTGAACGCAAACGTGTCGGTCAATGCGCGGGGCAAGAAGAATGGCGCCGTTGTGATTAGTGCGGCCCAGCAGAACATGTCGATGGAGTCGAGCAGGAATGACGAATCGCTGGAAGCATCGCAGGATGTTATCGATATCTCGTCGGCCACCGAGGACAACAACGTATCGCGAAGTTTGTTTGATGATTATTGA